TTCGCTAGTTCCTGCGCGTGCTCCGGGCTCCGTCTACGTTGGGCACCACGACGTCGAGGAGGACTATCCCCATGGCCGTTGAGCGCTTCAGCCCCGAGGGCACGACTCAGCCCTCCCCGTACCACCACGTCGCGGTGGGCACCGGGACCCGCCACGTCCACGTCGCGGGCCAGATCGCACGCCTGGCCGACGGCACCCCGGTCGCTCCCGGTGACCTCGCCGGCCAGGTGGCCCAGGCGCTGCGCAACACGGCGGCCGGCCTGGCAGGCGCCGGTGCCACGTTCGACGACGTCCTCCGCCTCACCTTCTACGTCACCGCGTGGACGCCCGACAAGATCGAGCCCTTCATGACCGGCGTCGCGCAGGTGAGCGAGGAGATCGGCCTCCCGCAGCCGGCCCCGCCGACGTCGGTGATCGGCGTCGACTACCTCTTCGAGCCCGACGTCCTCGTCGAGGTGGAAGCGACCGCGATCCTCGACTGAGCCTCGGCGCGGCCTCGACCCTGCCTACCCCGACGACACCCGCGCCGTCGTCGCCCTCGTTCTCGGCGTGGCCCGGGCGCCCTGCCGCTCACCCTGCGGCCAGGTCCGCCTGGATCTGCCGGATCACCGTGCCGAGGACGCCGGAGGCGAGCAGCCCCGGCCCGAGGGGACCGGAGGAGTTCTCCCCGAGCGGCGGGAGCAACCGCAGCGCGGCCCGGACCTCCGGCGTCAGCTGCGCGAGCTGCCAGCGGACCTCGTCCTCGACCGCGTCGGGCTCGCCGGGCGCGGCGAGCCCGGCCGCCTTTGCGGCGTAGGCGGCCGCCCCCAGGGCGTGCGCGCCCATGTGCGCCACGGCGGCAGCCTGCGCGGCCGCCCGCGCTGCGGCCGCGGCCGCGGGCGAACGGGCGGAGGCCGCGGCGCGGACCGCGTCGAACCGGCGCCGGATCTCACCCGCGACGCCCAGCTCGCCGCGCCCGAAGGCACGCGCGCGAGCGATGGCGTCACGCGCGCGGTCGTCGTCCGGCGCCTCGGCCTCGAACAGCGGAAGGACGCGCTCGGCGCAGTCCGCGGCCCACCCGGCGACGGTCCGTCGGTCAACTTCGCTGAGCGCCTGGGGAGAGACCACCCGGCCACCCTTCCACACGCCCCGCCGCCGGTCACGGCGTCGGGAACGCCGCCACCGTGCGATCGGGAAAACCTGTCAAGGGTTTTCCGCGGGCAATCTGCGCGACTTTCCCGGGCGTCGCCCCACCGGAATGGCGCCGTTCCGCGGCTCCGGGGCATTCGGAAATCCGGCGCGGGGACCGGTAGGACGTTAGCCCCAGGAATCGGACAACTCGGGCGGGACCCTTGCACCAACAGCCCGACACCGACAACACCGCTCTAGGAGAGCACCATGGCAACGAGCACGAGCAACGCGGCCCGTACGACGTCCCCCGGGGCGAAGCCCATGTACATGGAGGAGATCGTCACCCGCGAGGGCGCCCGCCGGACCCTCGCCGTCTCCCGGATCATCATCGGCTGGGTGTTTTTCTGGGCGTTCATCGACAAGCTGTTCGGCCTCGGGTTCTCCACCCCGGCCGAGCGCGCCTGGATCAACGGCGGCACCCCCGCCCAGGGATACATCGGCGGTATCGAGGGGCCGTTCGCCGGGTTCTTCGAGCTGTTCGCGAACCCCTTCGGTGACTTTCTCTTCATGCTGGGCCTGCTCGGCATCGGCGTCGCCCTCATCACCGGCTGCGGCCTGAAGATCGCCGCCGTCACGGGCACCTTGCTCATGCTCTTCATGTACCTGGCGGCGCTGCCGTTCGTCGGCGAGCACGGGACGAACCCCATCACCGACTCCCACTGGGTGGAGGCCCTCCTCCTCATCATCCCGGCCGTCACCCTCGCCGGTGACAAGTGGGGCCTGGGCAAGTGGTGGGCCTCCAAGGTCGGCAACAGCTGGCTGCGCTGACCCCCCGACAACGCCAAGGGCCCCCGTCCGGTGCGGACGGGGGCCCTTGGCGTCAGTACGGGTGCCGGGCGGGCGCGAGCGCCCCGCCCGGGCGCTCAGCCCACGCGCTCCATGATGAGCTCGCGCACGCGGGCGGCGTCCGCCTGGCCCTTCGTCGCCTTCATGACCGCCCCGACGATCGCGCCGGCGGCCTGCACCTTGCCCCCGCGGATCTTGTCCGCCACGTCCGGGTTCGCCGCCAGAGCGGCGTCGACCGCGCTGATGAGGGCGCCGTCGTCGGAGACGACCTCGAGCCCCCGGGCCACGACGATCTCCTCCGGTCCGCCGTCGCCGGCGAGGACGCCGGCGAGGACCTGACGGGCGATCTTGTCGTTGATGCGGCCCGAGGCGACGAGCGTGGCCAGCTCGGCCACCTGCGCGGGCGTGATGGCGAGGTCCTCGAGGGCGACGCCGTCCGCGCGCGCCGTGCGGACGAGCTCGCCCATCCACCACTTGCGGGCCGCGGCCGGGTCCGCCCCGGCGGCGACCGTCGCCTCGATGAGGTCGACGGCGCCGGCGTTGCCGGCGTCGCGCATCTCGGCGTCGGTGTAGCCCCACGCGTCCTGCAGCCGGCGACGGCGCGCGCCGGGCAGCTCGGGCAGGCCCGCCCGGATCTCCTCCACCCACTCGCGGCTCGGCGCGAGCGGGACGAGGTCCGGTTCGGGGAAGTAGCGGTAGTCCTCGGCGTCGGACTTCACGCGTCCCGGCGAGGTGGTGCCGCTGTCCTCGTGCCAGTGGCGCGTCTCCTGGACGACGGCGAGACCCGCGTCGAGCACGCCGGCCTGCCGCGAGATCTCGTAGCGGACCGCCCGCTCGATGGAGCGGAAGCTGTTGACGTTCTTCGTCTCGGTGCGGGTGCCGAGCGGCGCGTCGGGGCTCGGCCGCAGGGACACGTTGATGTCCGCGCGCACGTTGCCGCGCTCCATCTTCGCCTCGGAGACCCCGAGGGTGCGGAAGAGCTCGCGCAGCGCCTGGACGTAGGCGCGCGCCACCTCCGGCGCCCGCTCCCCCAGCCCGGTAATGGGGCGGGTGACGATCTCCACGAGCGGCACGCCCGCGCGGTTGTAGTCGACGAGGGAGTACTCCGCGCCGTGGATGCGGCCGCCGGTGCCACCGATGTGGCTGTTCTTGCCGGCGTCCTCCTCCATGTGGGCCCGCTCGATCTCCACCCGCACGTTGGTGCCGTCCTCGAGCTCGATGTCGAGGTAGCCGTCGTGGGCGATCGGCTCGTCGTACTGGGACGTCTGGAAGTTCTTCGGCACGTCCGGGTAGAAGTAGTTCTTCCGGGCGAAGCGGCAGGTCTCCGCGATCTCGCAGTTGAGCGCCAGCCCGATCCGGATGGCGTACTCCACCGCCGCGGCGTTGATCACCGGCAGCGCCCCCGGCAGCCCGAGGGACACCGGGGTGGTCTGCGCGTTGGGCGGGGCGCCGAAGGAGGCGGGGGCGCCGTCGAACATCTTCGACGCGGTGCCGAGCTCGACGTGCACCTCGATGCCGAGGACCGGGTCGAACCGGGCGATGGCGTCGTCGTAGTCCACGAGGCGCGGGGAGGACACGGGGGTGGTCATGAGGCGATCTCCTTCACGCTCGTCGGCAGCTCCGGCGCCTGGCGCAGCAGCGGACCGCCCCAGATCTCCTCGAGCATCCGCTCGAGGACGCCGCCCACGCGGTACAGCCGCTCGTCCTGGCGGGCGGGCGCGAGCACCTGGAACCCGACGGGCAGGCCGTCGTCGCTCAGGCCGCTGGGCAGCGACAGCCCCGGCACCCCGGCGAGGTTCGCCGGGATGGTCGCGATGTCGTTGAGGTACATGGCCATGGGGTCGTCGAGCTTCTCGCCGAACCGGAAGGCCGTCGTCGGCGCCGTGGGCGAGACGAGGACGTCCGCCTGGGCGAAGGCCGCCGCGAAGTCGCGCTGGATGAGGGTGCGGACCTTCTGGGCGCTGCCGTAGTAGGCGTCGTAGTACCCGGCGGACAGCGCGTACGTGCCGAGGATGATCCGGCGCTTCACCTCGTCGCCGAACCCGGCGCCGCGGGTGGCGGCCATGACGCGCTCGGCGGTCAGCGGGCCGTCGGTCGGCTCGACCCGCAGGCCGAAGCGCATGCCGTCGAACTTCGCGAGGTTCGAGGACGCCTCGGCCGGGAGGATGAGGTAGTACGCCGCGAGGGCGTAGTCGAAGGACGGGCAGGAGACCTCGACGATCTCGGCGCCGGCCTGGCGCAGGAGGTCCAGGGCCCCGTGGAAGCTGTTCCGCACACCGTCGTCGTAGCCGTCGGTGTCGAGCTCGCGGACCAGCCCGACCCGCATCCCGCGCAGGTCCTCCCCGCGCGCCGCGGCGGCGAAGGCGCCCACCGGGTCCGGCAGCGAGGTGGAGTCGCGCGGGTCGTGCCCGCCGATGACCTCGTGGAGCAGCGCGGAGTCGAGGACGCTGCGGGAGACCGGCCCGGCCTGGTCCAGGCTCGAGGCGAGCGCGATGAGCCCGTACCGGGACACCCCGCCGTACGTGGGCTTGACGCCGACCGTGCCGGTGACGGCGGCCGGCTGGCGGATGGACCCGCCGGTGTCCGTCCCGATCGCCAGGGGCGCCTCGAAGGCGGCTACGGCGGCCGCCGAGCCGCCCCCGGACCCGCCCGGGATGCGGTCAAGGTCCCAGGGGTTGCGCGTGACGCCGTAGGCCGAGTGCTCGGTGCTCGAGCCCATGGCGAACTCGTCGAGGTTCGTCTTGCCGAGGATCGGCATCCCGGCGGCGCGCAGGCGCTCCACCAGGGTGGCGTCGTACGGCGGGACCCAGTTCTCGAGGATCTTCGAGCCGGCCGTGGTGGGCTGGCCCTTGGTGACGATGATGTCCTTGACGGCGATGGGCACGCCGGCCAGCGTCGCCAGCTCGTCCCCGCGGGCGCGGGCGGCGTCGACCTCGCGGGCCGTGGCCAGGGCCTCCTCGGCGTTGACGTGGAGGAAGGCGTGCACCGCGCCGTCCACCTCGGCCATCCGGTCGAGGTGGGCCTGCGTCACCTCGACGGCGGAGACGTCGCCGGCGCCCAGGCGCTGGGCCAGGTCGGCGGCGCTGGTGCGGGTGAGGTCGGCGCTCATGCGTCCTCCCCAAGGATCTGCGGGACGAGGAACCGGCCGTCGTCGCTGGCCGGGGCCCCGGCGAGCACGTCGGCCACCGGGAGCGGCTCGACGACGACGTCCGGGCGCATGACGTTCGTCAGCGGGATCGGGTGGCTGGTGGGCGGGACGTCCGCGGTGGCGATCTCGTTGACCCGGGTCACCGCGGAGGCGATGACGTCGAGCTCCCCGGCGAGGCGTTCGACCTCGGCGTCGGTGAGCTCGATCCGGGCCAGGGCGGCCACACGGGCGACCTCGGCGGAGGAGATGGTCGACATGGCTGGCGAGTCTAGTGCCCGCACCTGCGCCGGCCGGCTCAGCGGCCGGCTCGCCGGCCGAGCGGCTCAGCCGGCGGCGAGCTCAGCCGGCGGCGAGCTCGGCGAGGAGCGCGTGCGCGTACGCGTCGGCCGCGTCCCGGGCCGCGGCGGTGCGCGGCTCGCCGTCGCCCTCCGCGACGCTCACCCAGAAGATGCCGTCGTCGTCGCGCTCCAGGCTGCGGAACGCCCCGCCGAGCAGGTCGCGGAGCTGGTCCTCCCGCGGGAGCCAGAGCGCCTGCTCCAGGCTCACCGAGTCCAGCGCCCACTCCGTCGTCCCGTTGAACCCGAGGATCGTGCCCGTGGGGTACTCCCGCGCCTCGACGGTCATCTCGGAGAGCGTGAACACCTCACCGGCCAGGTCGGGCGCCTCGATGGTGAACTGGTCCCCGGCCAGCGGCGTCCAGCGCAGGCCGGCGTCGCGCAGTGCCCGGGCGAGGTCGAGGTCGATCACCCCGGCAGTATCGTCCCTTCCGGCGGCCGGGGGCGAGCGCACGGGTGACACGGGCACGACGCGGGATGCCCGGCTGGCCTAAGTTGGGCGCATGCCGAGCGACGCGCGCCCCCCGATTCGGCTCGCGGTGCCCCGGGCGCTGCTGTGGGCCGGTGCTGCGCTCCTCGCCGCCCAGGCCACCGTCGTCGCCGCGCTCCTCACCATCGACTCGCTGCGCAAGCGCCGCGAACCCCCGCACGGGGAGTTCCCCCGCACCGAGCCCGCGACGGTCACCGTCGCCGGCTCCCAGGTGACGACGTACACGTACGGCGTCGACCTCTACGACGCCATGCTCGCGGCCATCCGCGGGGCGAAGCACCACGTCTACTTCGAGAGCTACATCTGGAAGGGCGACGACACCGGACGGGAGTTCAAGGAGGCCCTCGTCGAGGCGGCCGCACGCGGCGTCCAGGTCTACGTCGTCTACGACGCCTTCGCCAACCTCGTCGTCGCCCCGAGCTTCCTGCGCTTCCCGGAGTCGCTGCACGTCCTGCGCTTCCCGATCATCCGGCCCGGCCTGCTCATGCTCAACCCCCGCCAGACCGGCCGCGACCACCGCAAGGTCCTCGTCGTCGACGGCGAGACCGGCTTCGTCGGCGGCTACAACATCGGCTCCCTGTACGCCACCCAGTGGCGCGACACCCACCTGCGCGTCGAGGGGCCGGCGGCGTGGGAGCTGGAGAGCGCCTTCGTCGTCTTCTGGAACGAGCACCGGCGCGAGCACCACCCCGAGCTGCCCGACGGCGGCGCCCGCTCGTGGGACGCCCGCATCCAGGCCGCCCGGAACTCGCCCTCCCGGCTGGTCTTCCCCATCCGGGGGCTCTACCTCGACGCCATCGGGCGGGCCCGCGAGCGCGTCCTCATCACCCAGGGCTACTTCATCCCGGACCCGGAGATCCTCGCGGCCCTGCTCGCCGCGGCCCGCCGCGGCGCCGACGTGCGGGTGCTCGTGCCGGCGGTCTCCAACCACGTCGTCGCCGACTGGCTGGCCCGCGGGCACTACGATCAGCTGTTGCGCGGTGGCGTGCGCCTGTGGCTCTACCAGGGCGCCATGGTCCACGCGAAGACCATGACGGTGGACGGCCGGTGGGCGACCGTCGGCACGACGAACATCGATCGGCTGTCCCTCACCGGCAACTTCGAGATCAACCTCGAGATCTTCGACCGCGACTTCGCGGCGCACCTGGAGCAGGTCTTCGCCACCGACCTCACCAACGCCCATGAGCTCACCCTCGAGGAGTGGGAGCAGCGCTCGGTCCTGGCGCGTGTCAGCGAGCGCGTCCTGCGCCCACTCGCACCGCTGTTCTGAAAGGCCCGCTTGTCCTGAAAGGCCCCGCTCGTGCTCGATCTCCTCGCCAGCTCCCCCCTCCTCACCATCGCCGTCGTCATTGCCCTGGGCACCCTGCTCGGCGCGGTGCCCTTCGGGCCCGTGAAGTTCGGGGCGGCGGGAGCGCTGTTCGTCGGCCTCGCCGTCGGCGCCCTCGACCCGCGCCTCGGCGAGGGCCTGGGGCTCGCCCAGACCCTGGGGCTGGCGCTGTTCGTCTACACCGTCGGCCTGGCCGCCGGGACCGGGTTCTTCCGTGACCTGCGGGCCCAGCTGCCGCTCATGGCGAGCTCCGTCGTCGTCCTCGCCCTGCTCGCCGTCGCGCTCGTGGTGGCCGGCCCGCTCGTCGGCCTGGCCCCCGACCTCTCGGCCGGCACCTTCGCCGGTGCGCTCACCTCGACGCCGGCCCTCGCGGCCGCCGCCGACGCCGCCGGCAACGAGGAGCCCGCGGTCGGCTACGCCCTGTCCTACCCCGTCGGCGTCGTCCTCACCATCGTCGTCGTCGCCCTCGTCCTCGCTCGGGGGTGGCGCGGGCGCCGCGACCCCGACCCGGTCGCCGGCGTCGGGCTCATCGACGTCAGCGCGGAGATCGACCACCCCGTGCGGCTCATCGACGTCCCCGGCTTCTCCTCGGTCCGGTTCTCCTACCTCTCCCGCGAGGGGACCACCCGGGTGGTCGAGGCCGAGGAGGAGCTCCGCGTCGGGGACCGCGTCGTCGTCGTCGGCCCCCGCCAGGCCGTCGAGGACGCCGTCGCCCACCTGGGCCGCCGGGTCGACGAGCACCTCGCGCACGACCGCAGCGTGGTGAGCTTCCGCCGCTTCCTCGTCTCCGACCAGGCCGTCGCCGGGCGCACCGTCGGCGAGCTCGACATCCCCGGCCGGTTCGCCGGCGTCATCACCCGCGTCCGCCGCGGCGACCTCGACCTCCTCGCCTCCGAGGACCTCGTCCTCCAGCTCGGGGACCGGGTGCGGGTCGTCGTCCCCAACGACCAGCTCCGGGCGGTCGGCGCCCTGTTCGGGGACTCCGAGCGCAAGGTGAGCGAGATCGACGCCCTCTCCCTCGGTGGCGGGCTCGCCCTGGGCCTCGCCCTCGGCCTCATCACGCTGCCCCTGCCCGGCGGGGTGAGCTTCGCGCTCGGCTCCGCGGCGGGCCCGCTGGTGGTCGGCATGGTGCTCGGCCGCCTCGAGCGCACCGGCCCCATCGTCTGGGGCCTGCCCAACGCCGCCAACCTCACCATCCGCCAGCTCGGCCTGCTCCTCTTCCTCGGGGCCACCGGGCTGGCGTCGGGGCAGGCGTTCGCGGCCCAGGCCTTCACCGCGCAGGGGCTGCGCGTGGTGCTCACCGGCGCCGCCGTCGTCGTCCTGGCCGCCGTGCTGTTCATCCTCGCCGCCCGGCTGGTCGGCGCCAGCGCACCCCGGACGGCGGGGGCGCTGGCGGGGCTCGTCGGGCAGCCGGCGATCCTCGCCTACGCCAGCGAGCGGGTCGTCGACGAGCGCGTGGAGTCCGGCTACGCCGCACTCTTCGCGCTGGGGATGATCGTCAAGATCGTCCTCGTCCAGGTGATCGTCGGGGCGTAGCCGGGGTCAGGCGTCGGTGAGCCGCAGGCGCACGCGCCGCCCCGGACCGATGCGCTCGAGCAGCGCCCGGTCCTCCTCCACGACGTGCCCGACGACGTTGACCGTCGGGTCCGCGGGGATGTCGACCTTCTGGAGCGCGATCTCGCCCTTGTAGCGACCGGCGCCGTCGTTGTCGACGGTCACGGAGCCCGCCGGGCGCGCCCGCGCGCCGGTCGCCGGGATCGTCGCGTCGGCGAGGGCGCCGCGCGCGCTCTCCAGGCGCACCATCGCGGCCGCCGCGTCGGTGCGGTTGCGGTCGACGCGCCTCAGCTGCTCGCGCACGGCCGCCGGCACGTCGGCGGTGAGCCGGACCTCGAGCTCGACGACGTCCT
The sequence above is a segment of the Georgenia faecalis genome. Coding sequences within it:
- a CDS encoding aspartate:alanine exchanger family transporter, with translation MLDLLASSPLLTIAVVIALGTLLGAVPFGPVKFGAAGALFVGLAVGALDPRLGEGLGLAQTLGLALFVYTVGLAAGTGFFRDLRAQLPLMASSVVVLALLAVALVVAGPLVGLAPDLSAGTFAGALTSTPALAAAADAAGNEEPAVGYALSYPVGVVLTIVVVALVLARGWRGRRDPDPVAGVGLIDVSAEIDHPVRLIDVPGFSSVRFSYLSREGTTRVVEAEEELRVGDRVVVVGPRQAVEDAVAHLGRRVDEHLAHDRSVVSFRRFLVSDQAVAGRTVGELDIPGRFAGVITRVRRGDLDLLASEDLVLQLGDRVRVVVPNDQLRAVGALFGDSERKVSEIDALSLGGGLALGLALGLITLPLPGGVSFALGSAAGPLVVGMVLGRLERTGPIVWGLPNAANLTIRQLGLLLFLGATGLASGQAFAAQAFTAQGLRVVLTGAAVVVLAAVLFILAARLVGASAPRTAGALAGLVGQPAILAYASERVVDERVESGYAALFALGMIVKIVLVQVIVGA
- the gatC gene encoding Asp-tRNA(Asn)/Glu-tRNA(Gln) amidotransferase subunit GatC, with amino-acid sequence MSTISSAEVARVAALARIELTDAEVERLAGELDVIASAVTRVNEIATADVPPTSHPIPLTNVMRPDVVVEPLPVADVLAGAPASDDGRFLVPQILGEDA
- the gatB gene encoding Asp-tRNA(Asn)/Glu-tRNA(Gln) amidotransferase subunit GatB; the encoded protein is MTTPVSSPRLVDYDDAIARFDPVLGIEVHVELGTASKMFDGAPASFGAPPNAQTTPVSLGLPGALPVINAAAVEYAIRIGLALNCEIAETCRFARKNYFYPDVPKNFQTSQYDEPIAHDGYLDIELEDGTNVRVEIERAHMEEDAGKNSHIGGTGGRIHGAEYSLVDYNRAGVPLVEIVTRPITGLGERAPEVARAYVQALRELFRTLGVSEAKMERGNVRADINVSLRPSPDAPLGTRTETKNVNSFRSIERAVRYEISRQAGVLDAGLAVVQETRHWHEDSGTTSPGRVKSDAEDYRYFPEPDLVPLAPSREWVEEIRAGLPELPGARRRRLQDAWGYTDAEMRDAGNAGAVDLIEATVAAGADPAAARKWWMGELVRTARADGVALEDLAITPAQVAELATLVASGRINDKIARQVLAGVLAGDGGPEEIVVARGLEVVSDDGALISAVDAALAANPDVADKIRGGKVQAAGAIVGAVMKATKGQADAARVRELIMERVG
- the gatA gene encoding Asp-tRNA(Asn)/Glu-tRNA(Gln) amidotransferase subunit GatA — protein: MSADLTRTSAADLAQRLGAGDVSAVEVTQAHLDRMAEVDGAVHAFLHVNAEEALATAREVDAARARGDELATLAGVPIAVKDIIVTKGQPTTAGSKILENWVPPYDATLVERLRAAGMPILGKTNLDEFAMGSSTEHSAYGVTRNPWDLDRIPGGSGGGSAAAVAAFEAPLAIGTDTGGSIRQPAAVTGTVGVKPTYGGVSRYGLIALASSLDQAGPVSRSVLDSALLHEVIGGHDPRDSTSLPDPVGAFAAAARGEDLRGMRVGLVRELDTDGYDDGVRNSFHGALDLLRQAGAEIVEVSCPSFDYALAAYYLILPAEASSNLAKFDGMRFGLRVEPTDGPLTAERVMAATRGAGFGDEVKRRIILGTYALSAGYYDAYYGSAQKVRTLIQRDFAAAFAQADVLVSPTAPTTAFRFGEKLDDPMAMYLNDIATIPANLAGVPGLSLPSGLSDDGLPVGFQVLAPARQDERLYRVGGVLERMLEEIWGGPLLRQAPELPTSVKEIAS
- a CDS encoding putative immunity protein, whose product is MVSPQALSEVDRRTVAGWAADCAERVLPLFEAEAPDDDRARDAIARARAFGRGELGVAGEIRRRFDAVRAAASARSPAAAAAARAAAQAAAVAHMGAHALGAAAYAAKAAGLAAPGEPDAVEDEVRWQLAQLTPEVRAALRLLPPLGENSSGPLGPGLLASGVLGTVIRQIQADLAAG
- a CDS encoding pilus assembly protein CpaE; its protein translation is MIDLDLARALRDAGLRWTPLAGDQFTIEAPDLAGEVFTLSEMTVEAREYPTGTILGFNGTTEWALDSVSLEQALWLPREDQLRDLLGGAFRSLERDDDGIFWVSVAEGDGEPRTAAARDAADAYAHALLAELAAG
- a CDS encoding RidA family protein, giving the protein MAVERFSPEGTTQPSPYHHVAVGTGTRHVHVAGQIARLADGTPVAPGDLAGQVAQALRNTAAGLAGAGATFDDVLRLTFYVTAWTPDKIEPFMTGVAQVSEEIGLPQPAPPTSVIGVDYLFEPDVLVEVEATAILD
- a CDS encoding DoxX family protein yields the protein MATSTSNAARTTSPGAKPMYMEEIVTREGARRTLAVSRIIIGWVFFWAFIDKLFGLGFSTPAERAWINGGTPAQGYIGGIEGPFAGFFELFANPFGDFLFMLGLLGIGVALITGCGLKIAAVTGTLLMLFMYLAALPFVGEHGTNPITDSHWVEALLLIIPAVTLAGDKWGLGKWWASKVGNSWLR
- a CDS encoding phospholipase D-like domain-containing protein — translated: MPSDARPPIRLAVPRALLWAGAALLAAQATVVAALLTIDSLRKRREPPHGEFPRTEPATVTVAGSQVTTYTYGVDLYDAMLAAIRGAKHHVYFESYIWKGDDTGREFKEALVEAAARGVQVYVVYDAFANLVVAPSFLRFPESLHVLRFPIIRPGLLMLNPRQTGRDHRKVLVVDGETGFVGGYNIGSLYATQWRDTHLRVEGPAAWELESAFVVFWNEHRREHHPELPDGGARSWDARIQAARNSPSRLVFPIRGLYLDAIGRARERVLITQGYFIPDPEILAALLAAARRGADVRVLVPAVSNHVVADWLARGHYDQLLRGGVRLWLYQGAMVHAKTMTVDGRWATVGTTNIDRLSLTGNFEINLEIFDRDFAAHLEQVFATDLTNAHELTLEEWEQRSVLARVSERVLRPLAPLF